The genomic window TTACTGAACGATTTTTTCATGGCGTTGAAGTGAGTGTCTCCTTCCAAAGGCATCAACCTGTTGGATTCGTGAAGAAATCTTGCCAGAGAAAAGAAATGCCCGAAAACCAATTCTGCAACCGATTTTGAGGATGCGGTCGGTGTATTGATAATGTATTTTCCCTTTTCAATAGCATGTTCAACGTCAATATTATCCATTCCGATGCCGCCTCTTCCGATGATTTTCAGATTCGGACAAGCATCAATAAGATCTTGCCTTACTTTCGTCGCACTTCTTACCAAAAGCACATCTACATTATTCTCGTTGATGAAGCTGATTACATGGTCTTGTGCAACCCTGTTGTCTAATACTTCAATTCCTGCATTTTTCAATGCCTGTTCGCCTGCTTTCGAAATTCCGTCGTTAGCTAAAACTTTCATGGTTTTTATTTTAATTTAAATATTCAATTGGTGAATTATTAAAATTTAAATAGTTGCGCAAATTAAGAAAATTTAAAATAATACTCAATTGTTGTTTAAATATCTGAATTTTAGTTCTTTACTTATTTTATAGATCTCATTACATCTACTAAAACCTGTACGCTTTCAATAGGTAAAGCATTGTATAAACTAGCTCTGTAACCGCCCAGACTTCTGTGTCCGTTTAATCCGCTGATTCCTGCAGCTTTCCATGCATTATCAAATGCTTCTTTTTTGCTTTCGTCCGTAATTTTGAAAGATACATTCATTAATGAACGGTCTTCTTTTACACAGAACGTTTCAAATAAAGGATTGTTGTCTATTTCGTCGTATAAAAGTTTTGCTTTTGCTTCGTTTCTTGCTTCAGCTGCTGCAATTCCTCCATTGTTTTCCAAATATTGTAAGGTAAGCAAAGATGCATAAACAGGGAACACCGGTGGTGTATTGTACATAGATTCTTTAGCGATATGCTGAGAATAATCCAGGATTGAGAACATATTGTCTCTTCCGGTCTTACCTAAGATTTCTTTTTTCACGACTACTAAAGTTACTCCTGCAGGTCCCATATTTTTCTGAGCTCCGGCGTAGATCAAATCGAATTTGGAGAAGTCCAGCTGTCTTGAAAAAATATCCGAACTCATATCGCAAACCATTAACGTATCAACTTCAGGGAAAGATTTCATCTGAGTTCCGTAGATCGTATTGTTGGAAGTACAGTGAAAATAATCGTATTCTGAACCTACCGTATAGTTTTTCGGAATGAAAGAGTAGTTCTCTTCTTTTGAAGAACCTACAACGTCTACTGTTCCTACTTTTTTTGCTTCTTTTATAGCTCCTGCAGCCCAGGTTCCCGTATCAAGATAAGCTGCTTTTCCGCCCACTTTCATCAAATTGTAAGGGACCATTGCAAATTGCAGACTGGCACCGCCCCCTAAATATAAAACTTCGTAATCATCACCCAAATTCATCAATCTTTTTACGATGGCACGAGCTTCGTCCATTACGGCAACGAAATCTTTGCTTCTGTGCGAAATTTCAAGAAGTGACAATCCGATTCCATTGAAATCT from Chryseobacterium camelliae includes these protein-coding regions:
- the serC gene encoding 3-phosphoserine/phosphohydroxythreonine transaminase, with product MSKKHNFSAGPCILPQEVFEKSAQAILDFNGIGLSLLEISHRSKDFVAVMDEARAIVKRLMNLGDDYEVLYLGGGASLQFAMVPYNLMKVGGKAAYLDTGTWAAGAIKEAKKVGTVDVVGSSKEENYSFIPKNYTVGSEYDYFHCTSNNTIYGTQMKSFPEVDTLMVCDMSSDIFSRQLDFSKFDLIYAGAQKNMGPAGVTLVVVKKEILGKTGRDNMFSILDYSQHIAKESMYNTPPVFPVYASLLTLQYLENNGGIAAAEARNEAKAKLLYDEIDNNPLFETFCVKEDRSLMNVSFKITDESKKEAFDNAWKAAGISGLNGHRSLGGYRASLYNALPIESVQVLVDVMRSIK